DNA sequence from the Pseudophryne corroboree isolate aPseCor3 chromosome 6, aPseCor3.hap2, whole genome shotgun sequence genome:
gatccattaaagactctcaacaatacaacagcctgagaagacaaaaaagaagaagaagaggagactgctctgggcatagatccattaaagactctcaacaaaacaacagcctgagaagacaaaaaagaagaagaagaggagactgctctgggcatagatccattaaagactctcaacaaaacaacagcctgagaagacaaaaaagaagaagaagaggagactgctctgggcatagatccattaaagactctcaacaatacaacagcctgagaagacaaaaaagaagaagaagaggagactgctctgggcatagatccattaaagactctcaacaatacaacagcctgagaagacaaaaaagaagaagaagaggagactgctctgggcatagatccattaaagactctcaacaatacaacagcctgagaagacaaaaaagaagaagaagaggagactgctctgggcatagatccattaaagactctcaacaatacaacagcctgagaagacaaaaaagaagaagaggagactgctctgggcatagatccattaaagactctcaacaatacaacagcctgagaagacaaaaaagaagaagaagaagaagaggagactgctctgggcatagatccattaaagactcaacAATACAACATCCTGAGAAGacaaaaaaagaagagactgccctgggcatagatccattaaagactccaaCACTCAAGAATATCCAATATAGGAatattgagttaaaaaaaaaaaaaaattatatagaaaatattcatCCTCAAGAAAAAACTACTTTTCTTGATTTTTTATTAGCAAAACTTTTAATAAATTCTGAAAAATCTATGTTTTGAGATACATCATTTTCAATCGAAAGGGTTGCTAACGAACTCAACATTTCTTGAGACATAGAGGATCGCAGATAAGTTTTTATTAATTTCAATTTTGAGAAGCTTCTCTCTCCACTAGCCACAGAAACTGGTGTTGTTAATAAGATTCTCAAAGAAACCCATGTATTTGGATATAGATCTTCTAGCTTTGATGTTTTGATAAAATTCAGTATGTTGAGTGGAGTTGGCATTGCCATGTTTTCTACAAACTTCTGGATACTGATCAGTTCATCACATAGAGGACCACCTTCAATATCTGCATCCTCACCAGTAGTCAGAGCAAGCTGGAGATCACTGCAGTGCTTTTCAAGCTGCTCTCTATTTGGTAATTCAGTTATCTTGTAAAGGAAACCCCATGTTTCAGCATGCTGATTAAGTTGCTGAAATCTCTCTCGAACGGACATAATAGCTACGTCAAGCAATGTAATAAAAAATTCAACTTCAAATTGTTTCTTAGGTGTTGTAGCAATTTGATCATCTCTACTCTCATAATCAAAATGTCGTTTCACATAACGTATTCTTTTTGTTGCTTGAAATTCAGGGACACCTTCAAGAACTTTTGCAAGCTCTTTGGCACTTGATATAGCATTCTCAAAGCCGGTTTTTTTATATTCTTCCAAAAACTTGATACAACCGTGTATTAATTCCACGGTTTTTATTACATCCATACTCTGACTCTGCATCGATTTACTGACTACATTTACTTGAAAAAGTATATCGTACCAAATCACCAACGAAACAAGAAAACTAAAATCTTTCAGCTGACAAGATAAAGTAATTGCTTCATGTGCAATTTCATGGTCATGTTTTTCCTCTTTTTCAGAAAGAGAAATAAGTGCATCATGAATATCTGCAACTTGGTATCGAACCGCTTTCACACTGGAAATTTTAGCCTCCCAACGTGTGTCGCTAGGTCTTTTTAGAGTAAAAGAAGTTACATGGTCATTCAAAATCTGCCAACGACTAACAGAAGCAGCAAAAAGAGAGTATAATCGGCCAACAATTCCAAATAAATacaaagatttgatagaggattttGCTGCATCGCACAGCACAAGGTTCAAGTTATGGCATCCGCAAGGCATAAAAAATGCCAGTGGATTATGTTCTAAGATTCTCTTTTGGACTCCACTATTTTTCCCTTTCATGTTTGCCCCGTTGTCATATCCCTGACCTCTACAATGTTTCAAGtcgattttatttttttcaagcaaTTTCAGGAGAACATCTGAAAGACCTTTACCAGTGGAGTCGACTATTGGGGTGAATCCCAAGAACCGTTCACAGATTTCAACATTGTTATTTCTTAGGTCAACATACCTTATAGTCAAAGATAATTGTTCAACATGACTTATGTCTGGTGTACAGTCAGCAATTATTGAAAAATATTTAGCATTTTGTATGAAGGAGATTATTTTAGAATTAACTTCTTCAGCCATTAGTTGAATAAGTTCATTTAAAATATTCTTTCCACAGTAATGAACTGACAGTTCATCTTTCAAAATACGACCAACATGTTCTTGCATAACAGGATCAAATTTTGCCAATAACTGAATAAGACCCAAGTATTTTCCATTGTTTTTGGTATACAATTTATCCGAAGAACCACGAAATGCTATATTATTTTCTGCAAGATACAGAATTATATTCATCAATCTATTCAAAACGTTTGACCAACGCTCTGATTCTTTCACAATTAACAGTTGTTCTACTCTATCAATTGTTTTTCCAGAATTAAGTCTTTTTTCAGTTTCTATCCATGACTGATAAGCCAACATGTGACTTGAAACATTTTCGTGTGCTTTGAGGATTGCAGACACATGACTCCAATCATTGACACCTACACTCCCTAAAAATGATCTTGAGCTACGATCAAAACATAAACAACAGAAACAGAATATGCAATCTTTCATTTCAGAATACATTAACCATCTACGTTGTATACATTCACCATTGGGAAGTGTTCGACTATAATGAACATTTGAGAAATGTCGACCATTTGCATCACGCGGATATTGTTTAAGCTGAACTTGTTGTGGACCTTGAACAACCAACTGATCTATAATTTTAGTATTAAGACATTTAGGCCATACGTCAGGGTCTGATAGGTTCAGAAGAGGTGTTGCATATGTTTCGACATCTTCCACTTCAGAAACATCAGACTGCAAATCTGGTTCATCTTCCTCTGAAATATCTGCAATATTGTTATTTGAGTCACACATTGAAGATATCACAGAAGTTGCAGGCAACTCTTCATTAGACTTTTCATTCACAGCTATATCATTAGACGATGTAAAATAGTCTTGCAGGTTCATAAATTTCTTTCTACTTTCCTGAAATTCAGCTTCCTTCTCTGCCCTTCTTCTTCTGTATTCTGCACCGGATGGTTTCTTTTTACCAGTATTTGCCATTTTTGAAGACTGTTTAAATctgtaaataaaaaaatgtatttagcAAACCCTAAACTTAAAACATAGGCTAGCTATGGAAATATTATCTGAAAATCAAATAGCTCTGAGGGAAAATGACAAGGCAGTATATTGACTTGCAaactgtttaattttttttaactaatAAATATGTTTCAACTAGAATACTCATTATGCTATTTTTCCTCATTTTTACATTCACTTTGAAACAAAAATGGCATGAGAGAGATTTGGTGGTTATATGTAAATACAGTcataccaaaaaaagtaaaaaaaatataatacATATTGTATGACAGGATTTTCAATTACCCAATTCTGCATGCTTATGTATTCTATTGTAACCAATATCCATAAATTCAGCTAAATTCGTGGGTGGAATTCAATAGATTTTCATGCACTCTGCTGACCATCTACACAAAGGGGCATCTATCAGAGCAATTCCATTGTTGCTATGATCAGATGCCCATTGGTAATCAATGTGTCTGATGGTCCGTCAGCTAAGAGTTTAGCGACGCAAAGCAGATAAACCCATGTAAAAATCATGATTGGGCATCTAAAGTATGGATTTGGGTGCTTTGAGAGACATTAATatggacttttcacacatttttttcTTGCTTTCCTGGAGGATGTGAAAACATTTGTCTGCTGCAGCTAATGTGCAGCAGATCAGAACATTGAATTGCTGCGATAGTCTCCCGTTCCTATAGAAGACCATGCACAATGCCAATTGAAATCCCCCCATGCTATTACTCTATGTTTGTTAGTGGGTAAAATATACTTTAATCCTAAATTAAATAAACAGCCTAA
Encoded proteins:
- the LOC134934544 gene encoding uncharacterized protein LOC134934544 yields the protein MLAYQSWIETEKRLNSGKTIDRVEQLLIVKESERWSNVLNRLMNIILYLAENNIAFRGSSDKLYTKNNGKYLGLIQLLAKFDPVMQEHVGRILKDELSVHYCVSRWQILNDHVTSFTLKRPSDTRWEAKISSVKAVRYQVADIHDALISLSEKEEKHDHEIAHEAITLSCQLKDFSFLVSLVIWYDILFQVNVVSKSMQSQSMDVIKTVELIHGCIKFLEEYKKTGFENAISSAKELAKVLEGVPEFQATKRIRYVKRHFDYESRDDQIATTPKKQFEVEFFITLLDVAIMSVRERFQQLNQHAETWGFLYKITELPNREQLEKHCSDLQLALTTGEDADIEGGPLCDELISIQKFVENMAMPTPLNILNFIKTSKLEDLYPNTWVSLRILLTTPVSVASGERSFSKLKLIKTYLRSSMSQEMLSSLATLSIENDVSQNIDFSEFIKSFANKKSRKVVFS